Below is a window of Populus alba chromosome 2, ASM523922v2, whole genome shotgun sequence DNA.
ATCAGAACCCTTCCTGTCTCGTTTATAAAGAAGTGGTGGCCATATATCAACCTAAGGTATAATTAATCCATATCTAACATGCATAATTATGTATCCATATGCATTTACTTTTATGAATTATGGAATGTCCATGGTAgatatttgaaatataggtaCCCCAAATTTGGTTAACCTCTAAAGAGCCAAGAGTTTCCAACATTTGATGGTGTTAGAGAAGATTTGTTCGACTTCCAATCCAGAAGCATTGTTGTGGTTTTATTCAAGCCAGTAACAAGCcattcacttttcaaaataattagaatCCTGAAATAATCATTCTTTTTTCACAATCCTAATCAATCCATTTAAtcgtatttaaaaaatatccaaaattgTGTCATAGCTCTTGAATGATGTATTTTGAGCTTTtgatcaaaaatcaatttttttctacactcaataaaaatactttcaaatttaCAGCTCAATAATTCCATCTCAATAATTACATAGACACAATCATTAAGATTTGCAACTTAGTCTTAAAATAAGAAAGatgatttataatataattttctcttttgaCTAAATTTGCAaatttcttgaaagaaaatgataatgatgagcatatatgctttttttaatggaagttaggaaaaataaacacaataattcaattggaagaaattcaatttgaagaagTCCATTGCAGTGATAAATTATAGTTGgtgaattgcataaaaaaaaaatacaatgatgaATTATGATTTGTGAGTTCCATCATAAAATATGGTGACAACTTATTTATGGAGATGAGGGTAATAACAATAGATAAAGCATGCTCTatccataatttaaaaaaaaatgataaacatCGAAGATAAACTTATAGTAATCATTTGAGGTATTAGAGTCACTTGAACAATTCAAGCAAGTTAGTGCCTAATTCTTGACACCCTAAATCCAAAGATAaagatgatataaaaaagaaagactgagctttcaaaatatatgatttatgcTTTTTATCTCCCCTAAATCACTTTGAGTTTTTTgctctataaaatatttaaaaaatcaaaatcacttCAAGTTTGTCACcttataaaataactataattttaaaaatccctttaaaattcaattatatttttaaaatcactttaaGCTCATTTGTCTTTAAAATGATAACTTTCAAATTCACTTTGAGTTCATCACTCTATAAAATTAtaggttaaaaataattttgagattCAACTATGTTTTGAAAATCACTTTGAGCTTAtcactttttaaaatgaataagtTCATCATTCTATGACATgttccattatatatatatagatgttaaATCACTTCTATTTCATCACACTATAAATTGACCAAGTTTCGACATAATTTTGAGTTTGTCACTCAATAAAatgatcatgtttttaaaataatcttgagTTCAATactctataaaaataattagttaaaaaccATTTTGAACAAGTTAATATATAGAAATACCACCCTTCAAAACAAACTATGTTTTGATTGTTCTCCAATTTTCTATcaagaagataagaaaataGGATGATAATAAGTTCAAGACAagcttttctatatatatataaaaaaaatggttgaatcTTAGAATTAGGCAAGTTAATGTAGCATCTCATGTTAAGGGTGGTTTTGATGAGACCTTTTTATTGTTAAGAAAGTTAGATCCTAAGTTAATCCTTTCATTTCTATTTGCATGTATCCCAAGTTGGTCCCACGTTAGATCTTAAGTTaatcttttcatttctatttGCATGTATCCCAAGTTGGTCCCACGTTAGATCCTAAgttaattctttcatttttcatatAACGATTGTAAATAAGAACAtgcaaacaaggaaaaaaaaaaacaaagaaaaataagaaccTATAGGAAGACAAAGAAATTTCcagcaaaaaaaagagaaaagagagagaaaaggaaaagaaaagaaatatccatcgccctctctctcttccaACCACCTATCACCACACTATTGTCTctctttttcatctttcaacactCAAAAAACCAACTAGCCACTACTACTCCACTTTAACCAACTTACATTCCAATACCATTCATGTTGATGATGGTAATCAttaaatcatcatcattatcatcttccCCACTTCAAAGTTGATTGACCTtccatcataaaaaaacactcaaaaccCATCTGCTTCACCACAATTATATAAAACCATTAACCCCTCCACTAGACTCAAACAATGTCATGATTTCCATTGCTCTACTGCCCTCTCTCGTCTATTCCACAATTACAACTTGAAAAGAACAACATTTCCCTTTTATTTCCTAGgcaataaaatcaagttaatctttcttttttttaaaatcaaattagccTTCCTAATCATTTAAAACACCATGAAATAGCCCTGTATCATAAAAATACCTCCAtttctaaccataaaaaaactttgatttgtttctACTCGTTTTACATGTATTGTTGACTGCGTGTAAGAAACACATATTCTAACCTTTCAGTACAATCCATTTGCTAGTGTAGGGATCTCATGCATCAACCACTACCCagttgtttttagtgattctCGACTAGCTCCAATAGCTTCTAAGGTCTTTTAGATCCCAAATGATTCTTTTTTGCTTGGATGTGAATGTGTTTGATTATTGTTGTGTATGGATGTGTTTAATTATACAGGTTGatatgtttaattttgtgtttctatgtgtttgatttttacatttgaatatgtttaattttttaatatgaattgttAAATTTTCAGATGTAAACTTGTTTAAATTTGTATGTGAATATGCCTGATTTTATACATGAATGTGTTGGTTTTATGTGTTGATGTggatttttgtttgttatggaatataatgatttttaaaaaaattcagtaggagtattttcataaatatacatacatatatataaaggggatttttatattaaaaaaaaagtttttctttcatttttgttatttaaaataaacaaaagtgtttaattttctatgtttattttttaatctatgttttttttttggaaattaaatATGTTCGATATGCTATGTTTCTTTCTCTTAATGTATGACTGGATCTATGAGTTGAAGGATATTTTTGACACTACTCTTTTAATTCACTTTTCTATCATACAATAAGTCATTATCTTAGAGTGAAAGTAACCTTCAAGGTGACAacatctaatttaaaaaatacatacatacatgtgtgtgtgtgtgtgtttcatGTAGATATTGTTTGGCCATTATTTGTAAGTATTTCTTTTATTGTAAAGCTTGTATAGGAATACTTCCTTGTTCATTGTGAATAGATTTGGGTTGGATCAACATAATTCCATCAAAGTCTATTTAGTGTAAATGATGACCTTCATGTccattttaaaactaaacaaaataaatgggTTGAAGTCTAATTCAACATTCATTATCCTTTCAAGTCTAATGCTTATATTCCAAAAGTAAGGATTATGTTTTATTGTTGGGCCCAAATCCCAAAACATTGTCTTAAGTTTTAGTCATCATTTACAATACATATATCAATTTAGCTAAGTATTTAGCATGTAAACATCATAAGTacaatttatcataaaatacaaatatgaaGCAACTTATTTTATGTAGAATGTCTTAGGATGATTTTCAACTTCTTTTTagtataactatttttttatgtaataatctctgaaagactaattagggtttctaattaaactatatggcgacttatattttttcatttttacccTTAATTCATCGATACATCCATTACAACCCATGAGACTGAGGTAAGAGCAATTTGAACTTGAGAACAAGTTTTCTCCAACTCGAAAGACTGATGTAAGaagatttttaaggaaaattatttttcttagttattattattttctatttagtttagaaaaatattttcctttatgatgttttttttccctatttattttagaaaataaaatattaagattggtaatttctttaatttttttagtttaaggaTCCCTAAAATAACTCTATAATCATTGATTGGGATTGTTTTCCTCTTCAAGGTAGACCCAAGACTGGTATAAATAAGGttgtttaatttgtatttttaaagaatatatcatacttttattttcaaaaataaaattatgaattaaggTTATATGTGACAACACTATTTGACTTCAATTTTGTCTTTTTAGCTTAACGTGTTCTTGTTCGTGTTTTCATTTGcgttaatttataaataagacTTCAATATCTTTTTAACATTAGTAGGCATTGTTTCTGTGCAgccctatttaattttttttctttaattttattcaatcactTTTCTAtgcatgtctttttttattatcattttatttaataaaaaactagttCTGAGAAATGAAGTTATTAAAGATAACTGAGTTTATGAACCATGTTTCAAGGTCAGATATTTAGACCCATATTTATCTCTCAAGTTTCCAATTTAATCTTGTGTTGCGAGATCATCTTTTCGAATCCTATGTTgcgagattaaatattttaatttacatttatcTCTCAATtatcaaggatatttttttttggatttattgaCATAAATGATTGTcagttatttaattaaatgcatgcattaaccttttgatttataatcaagatttttttcttgatgtcaAAAGACATTGGAAaagcatgcatgtttttttttttttttttttttttttacatcaatgaaaaaaaaaggagaaatgttTTTGGTCTTCTTTAGGACTTATCTATGAACTCATGAACTATAGGGACTAAAatgtattattgttttttttgtgtggaaCATATCCCTACTTGAGCCCGTCTCAATTTATCATTTTCCTTGATGTTTGGAAGACTTGTAGTTCACCATTCCCTATGTTTGTATGGAATTgttaactttgttatttttgaagaaaatcaatgaTATTATGTTCTATTAATTATGTTATCATTAGagttttgttgataaattaGGCTTTGATTAGCCCCATGTTATTGACAAATTAGGCTTGAGTTTGTTATGTTGTTTAACAGAATGTCTCGTACTATTGGAATATCATGCTTCTATAGTTCTATTATTGTCAATACCAACAATGGTATCACTTATAATGAATAAGCAATGATTTCCTAAATGCtacattggattttttttgacaAGCTATTTAGAATGTTACGTGATTGACTTGACTTGAATAtgtttgaaattgaagttgaaatttcttgaaaaatgatACAGATTAAGGTTAGTTCAACTTGTAATATCAGTGTACCCATTAATAATGATGGACAtgtaaattcaatatttaggtTTACCAACATTAATGGGATGAATATGCTAGAATTCCACTTGAATAGTAGATCTAGACAAGAAAAAACTCTTCTAGTATGAAAATGACTTAGGTGTTAAGTAATACTCAAAAAACAACATAAGCATCCCATATAGCTAGTCCATTTAGTTAAAGTGGTAATACAAGAAATCAAACATTTGTATAAGTTGTTGATATGAAAGCTTGATTGGGTATGATATATGTTTCATATTGTTATGAAAAATTCAAACTAAGTAACAACAAAGATGATTGTCATTTTGACAGAGTTGAAGACAATGAAGAAGATTATATGCATTATGTATTAAGAATTtagtataaatttaataaaatattatgaattttcattgtgtttaattataatttctaaaatatgttgattttttaattataaagtaTGTTGTGAAGTTTGTGATTGTGAACTGTGTTTgtagaatataattattgatatgTTGGTTTTTATGTGGCAAGGAGCTGTAAGCCTCGAAAAACCTATCCCTGCCACTTTTCTTAGAGATTTGTAGGCTCGCATGTGATTCATGAGTCACAGATGTGGCATGCAACTCGATAGTCCTATATGAGATTTGCAACTTGTAAAAGTGTTATTCTCCGAATATTTTATGAGCggtagtatatatatattttttttgccgTGCTAATATCCtaaaacactcaacaaattgAGTAATCAATCATCAACCTCTTGTAACATTGTTCACAAACCAGAACACAAAATAGAGTGCAGGATAAGAAATTATGGAAAAGGAAAATACACGCTATTCACATACACGTCCAATGACAAAGAAGTTTGGGAAAAAGAAGCTGGAGACTTCAAAAGTCAACAATATTAGTGTTTTTTAGAATATGGTAAAGATTAAGATTTGTGTAtgaaacccaaaaataaatattaaacagtaaaaaaaaaaaacctagtttcTATAAATGAAATTTGTGCATAGTtaaattatatctattttttaccACATTTTCAAACCCCTGTATGCAGCTGCCTCCTCAGTCACTGAGTGTCCTATCAATAACCCACCCAACATTCCTATCAACAAGCTAAATTATGATTATTGATATAGGTTAGGGTTTTGCAGGGAGGAAGCTTTTTTGCCTTGTTGAGACTTGAGAGTGAAGTGTCAATGTTCTGAGCTATCATATTTAAGTCAACGCATTCATTGCCAACTTAGCCTCATCATACGATTTGGGACGGGTTGTAGGGTGATTTAACATCAGCTTTCTTTGTATTGTTTTAGATAATATTGCACAATATACTCCAATCTAAAttcagaactttttttttttttaaaaaaaaaaaaaaaaaaacttgaatagcAAAGAAGCCAGAAAGTTGCTAAGATCTGGTGAAAGAACTTATTCTCACAAAGCTGCTTAGATAAATAGAACAACATTAATTGCTCAGAAAATGAGCTATAGTTTGAGCagtaaaaaaattcttttttctatctACCAAGGGAGCAATAACTATTAAATCTGTAATAGCAAAAATAGAAACTAAACCATTTCACAATACGCGTATAACATGGATAATGCTAGCTCAAGGTGGCAAATTCCAATTCAAAGTTCTAACAATAGAAGTCTGGAATAACTTTTTAACCAAATGAAGTGGCGATATATGATCCCCGTGCCTACAATTTAGCAGTGCTAGATACCACCTTAGTTTCTAAGATCCACTTCACCAAAACAattgaaggaagaaaagaaCGGAAAAGGAAAACATGGCCTGAAAAGCCCAAGACTAATGGGGAAATATAAAACACAAGGAAAAAATGGCTCTACCAAAATTTGGGAACGGGTCTGAATAGATTTCTAAACATCAAGAGCCAACTTGCACAGGTATCTTATGCATCAATTAAAGGAACAAAATTGAGGATAACAAATTGGGTTAACATCATATGTATTCCTCCTCCTAGTCAGTTGAATGGAGAACATGAATGCATACAAAAGTGCAACCAAACAGGTTATTCAACCACGAGAATAATACAGATACTCATCTCCTGCTCCCGGAGCCTGAACAGATCAGGCTGAAACGTGGGAGAAATATGTTGTTAGAATAACAAATTCATCACTCCCAATTACTTGAACCTCCTTCCTGTCCACAACAGTTCACCATCAAAATCATTGATTGAAAATGGAATgaatattaatcaaaagaagaaacaaatgaaaagaaaaggttaaaagTGAGACAAACCATGTCAATTAAACAGCACATACACccaaaatgcataaaaaatcacatcaattcAATTGCTATTGCAATCTCCATCTAGAGCACTTATGCAGTAGAGTTTCCAACAGATTCTATGTAAGAGAAATTTAGTTCATTCTCTGAGCAGCTAAGATTCagtaaatgaaataaatcaGAGTTGTTGTCTCTGTTAAAGATATGTACATACCAGGGAGGGTAAATACAAATCAAGTTCCCTAAATCAAGGTCAACATTGCTGCAAACTCTTGGACTGAAAATAACCGTCCTAATCCTTCCTCTATCAACAAATGTTTTGGAGCTCTCTGGTGACTGGGAATCCTGCAGAAATAGATATGcaccttttgttttcattttacaGAGGCATAAACATGTGAGAAAGCTTGGGTAGAGATTTGATGCTAGAAGCACATATTGCTCTGTGATTAGTGTCAGTATTTCAAAGTGGGGTGCAGAGATAAAGAGAGAATTTAAGGATTAGAAGATAATTTGGACACCGCAATAGTCAGACTCAGTTCAGATTGAATGATCCACATGGTGTTGATGGGAAATTTGCACTCAGCACCAAAACTTCCGAAAGAAAAGGCAATTATGTAATTAACTAGCAATATAACTGTTTATTCTAAATACAAAGATAACATCAACAAGCAACTTAGTATTTAACAACATCAAGCCAGTTCATACATTTTCACTACCATCTAGGTCTGAAGTAGTTGAAATAATCCATATGAAACATGGTCTGAAATTTAACACAACCTTTATATTCTCACCAAAAGTGCAATGACAAACTATCAGCTTTGCATCAAAGCATCTGGACAGGATCTTTGCAACTATGGAGCATGGTTCACCTGTATCACACAAGTGCCAAAGATTAGTGGTGGATACATGGACAAATAACAAGCCTCTTTATATCATTTGTCCATATAAAAGTGTTTTATGCAAGCCACTTTAAAGAAATGCTTTATGAATGAAAGGAGTGTATGATCATAAGGCTTTTACTATTTGGGCTTGCTCCCATCTGTAGCTTTTTCAGAAACTCAGAATCTCTTTCCTTTTCAGTCTGCATGACCTGCTGCAACTTCCCAAACAAACCAATACTGCAGAATTTGGCGGAGAAGAAGTATACTTGATTTAGAACTGCTTATTAGACTTCACTTAATCAATCACCAAAAGCATGCCTAGTAACAGAAAGAAACTAGTTCTGTCCTTTACCCTGATGGTTTAGCTGCTGCAAAAATGACCCCTTCATCACTCACAGAGGTAGCAGCTAAAGCTTCCTGAAAGCGATCAGCGATAGTTCGTTTCTTCATCTCCAGGTCAGCAAGGTTTATGTTCTGATGATTGGTCTGTGAAGGTCAAATGTACAGATGCCATTGATGATTTTGACACGAACCATCATAAACTAGTGACAACCAAGTAATACCTCGTCATCACTAGATGATCCACTAGCCAGCAGCTCAGGTTGGTCTTCATCATCAATGATTCTATCTCCCAATAAAGACATACTTCTCTTCATGACTATCTGTCCCCTCCTTGAATTTGTTCTGCTATACTGCAGTAAATACTTGATCAAACTCAGAAAAGAGAACTGTATATGAAAGCAAATTTACAGTTCAGAGAAGAATGCTAACCCATTTAGAATTTCCTCTTGGCTGAATATTCTTATCCTGAAGGCCATCTAAAATTTCAGCCATTGAATGGTCAACAAAGCCATTGCCAAGAGCTTCAGCTTCCACAGGCTCAATCTCTGACAAATTCacattttctccaaaaaattCCTCATGAAACACAGGACTTAGATTTTCAAGATTTCTATTCTCAATTGTTTCCGATCTTTCAGGCCCATCATCAACCTTGAATGTGATAGGATTTTTATCTTTAGAAATAAAAGGTTGATAAAGTCCATCTTTGTGTGACTGAAAATGGAAAGCAAATTTTGGCTTGGCTTTGCCTCTGATACCTGCAGGTCATGAAGGTATTCACGGTTGAGGAACTAAGGCATCATCCTTGTACAAAGCCACATAAAGCAGCAGACTGAACAACAACTTGGCTGCCAGAAAATTAAGTTAAACAATACAGCTCCAGCTCATCaattagaaataaaacaaaaaagttaaacaGATCGAGTCCGTAACCCAAGCATACATGATGCAACATACTCCAGGTTTGTAAGCAAGTAGTCATCTTCCTTAGCAACTCAACATGCACAATCTGGGAATTTCCAACAGATTGCTGCTATACTCATGAATAATGCTTAGAAACTTTCCTTACAAGCTGAGCTGGCTTGTCAGGATGGCTAGCCACAAAAGTGAGGGttctgaaaagaaaaacagagctaAAATTGATGTGCGAGTTAATTGAGTCAACTCAATGAAAAACTGTCTCTGaacttcaaactttttttccatctcactaATGTCATGGTTGGGTTCTCCATCTTATTTCCATCACCCAGCAATAACAGATAGAACATGGCTGGGCTGCATGCCGAGTCACTTCTTACGCAAGTTTGGTATCAAGTCTTTGtaggtttagcattttcctttcCTATGATGTTCAATAATGGTTGCTGAGTGCGAGAAACCCAAATAGGAAAGCTCACTGAGAGGTGTAATTGGTACTTTATTTACAGTTTCATGTGAATATATGTCAAAGGTCAAACCACGCATATTGTTTATTCTACATATGCTTTTGTTCATTTCTTAGTTTGGTTCATTGCCAATCCATCTCGGTCTTTGATTGTCTCCCAACACAAACAAATATAGAAGGGCTGAATTCACCTATAGTTTGCATAAGAAGGCACTCCACCAATCTCAAGAGATATGTAGATGCAACACTACTTTGAATGAGAGAATACCTTTATGAGATTTGTTTCCTTTAGAATAAGCAGAATGGGAAGAGAGTGCATTCTCATTCAAATTGATTAGTGTCTCAGCCTCTTTATTCACCAGGGACCATGTGCATGCTTCAGCTTGCTTCTCCCTTCCAAAACCTCGAAGATTATTACCTTTATCAAACTTTGTGTCACTAGACATAATTGAATATTCCAACAATGCATATTTATCCTGTTCCAACAGATTTcacaaaataatgatgatggtgaCCACTAAAAAAAGGAAGGAGTAATGGGAAGAAATGCACAAAGTACCTTGTCATCACAATCGACTTCATCTTTAGAGTTATGTGCAGATCCTTTTCTAGGGGAGAAAAAGAAAGTACCCTCCTCATTAGGGAAATCAGGCATCTCGAGTTCATCATcgattttgaaatttgtttgcTTCTGATCATGGCAACATCATCgcattagtttttaatatattccaaACAGACTAGAAAAGGAGAACTTCAATGGATATCTCATTACACATACCTCACTCGCTAAATAGCTAGTTCTATTTCCACTACTTTGCGCATTCATACCTGCACGCACAGGGAGAATActcatggaattttttttttaattcaagatcATCAGAGGTAGCGAGCAGTAGCTGACTAGCATTTCTAATCTAACACATTACACGAGAAATTTACaatacacaaacacacacacacacacacacacacacaatgtcAGCACAGCATGTTCTCGGAAATCATAtgcaaaaattgaaaagataccTCGAAGGATATCCAGTCGTGACTGAAGTTCCCAtccttcctatttttttttttttatatataaaaagaaatgataagAACTTGATCACTGATTTAAGAGTAAAACTTGCACTCATTGCAGTAGTTAAAAAGGGAAGTAAATAAAGTAACCTCTTTCAGTGTATTCCCAGTcaaagaaacacaattttctctcAAATCTCCGTCAAAATCTTCCTCGTCTGTTAAATTGTGgccaaataaaatcaatgaaaaaccctttaaaaatataactatatttaattttgcaaatgTAGCTGAAATTACCAGAAATGCTATGATCAGAATCCGATTttccctgaaaaaaaaaaagcaattatcGAAAGGAATAACAATACTcgataaaacataaaatgaaatagaacGTGCGAAGAATTTCAGAGAGTCTCTTGCCGCTACCGGGAAAGAATTTTGCCGCCACATTTTCAGGGTGGATAGTTAACAAGCGACAAGTGAAccttatttcttttcttgttgacTTGAGTCATTTTTAAGTGCTGCATCTTCAGTTTTTGGGCCTGGCCCAGCATCATCGATCACCATCAAATCCAAATTTTACTCCTCGGGTCCGGTGGGTGtgatattgaagaaatttacCTCATCCATCATCCCATccatcatgtttatttt
It encodes the following:
- the LOC118062765 gene encoding uncharacterized protein isoform X5; the encoded protein is MPDFPNEEGTFFFSPRKGSAHNSKDEVDCDDKDKYALLEYSIMSSDTKFDKGNNLRGFGREKQAEACTWSLVNKEAETLINLNENALSSHSAYSKGNKSHKGIRGKAKPKFAFHFQSHKDGLYQPFISKDKNPITFKVDDGPERSETIENRNLENLSPVFHEEFFGENVNLSEIEPVEAEALGNGFVDHSMAEILDGLQDKNIQPRGNSKWYSRTNSRRGQIVMKRSMSLLGDRIIDDEDQPELLASGSSSDDETNHQNINLADLEMKKRTIADRFQEALAATSVSDEGVIFAAAKPSGIGLFGKLQQVMQTEKERDSEFLKKLQMGASPNSEPCSIVAKILSRCFDAKLIVCHCTFGENIKDSQSPESSKTFVDRGRIRTVIFSPRVCSNVDLDLGNLICIYPPWKEVQVIGSDEFVILTTYFSHVSA
- the LOC118062765 gene encoding uncharacterized protein isoform X2, which encodes MWRQNSFPGKSDSDHSISDEEDFDGDLRENCVSLTGNTLKEEGWELQSRLDILRGMNAQSSGNRTSYLASEKQTNFKIDDELEMPDFPNEEGTFFFSPRKGSAHNSKDEVDCDDKDKYALLEYSIMSSDTKFDKGNNLRGFGREKQAEACTWSLVNKEAETLINLNENALSSHSAYSKGNKSHKGIRGKAKPKFAFHFQSHKDGLYQPFISKDKNPITFKVDDGPERSETIENRNLENLSPVFHEEFFGENVNLSEIEPVEAEALGNGFVDHSMAEILDGLQDKNIQPRGNSKWYSRTNSRRGQIVMKRSMSLLGDRIIDDEDQPELLASGSSSDDENINLADLEMKKRTIADRFQEALAATSVSDEGVIFAAAKPSGIGLFGKLQQVMQTEKERDSEFLKKLQMGASPNSEPCSIVAKILSRCFDAKLIVCHCTFGENIKDSQSPESSKTFVDRGRIRTVIFSPRVCSNVDLDLGNLICIYPPWKEVQVIGSDEFVILTTYFSHVSA
- the LOC118062765 gene encoding uncharacterized protein isoform X1, with the protein product MWRQNSFPGKSDSDHSISDEEDFDGDLRENCVSLTGNTLKEEGWELQSRLDILRGMNAQSSGNRTSYLASEKQTNFKIDDELEMPDFPNEEGTFFFSPRKGSAHNSKDEVDCDDKDKYALLEYSIMSSDTKFDKGNNLRGFGREKQAEACTWSLVNKEAETLINLNENALSSHSAYSKGNKSHKGIRGKAKPKFAFHFQSHKDGLYQPFISKDKNPITFKVDDGPERSETIENRNLENLSPVFHEEFFGENVNLSEIEPVEAEALGNGFVDHSMAEILDGLQDKNIQPRGNSKWYSRTNSRRGQIVMKRSMSLLGDRIIDDEDQPELLASGSSSDDETNHQNINLADLEMKKRTIADRFQEALAATSVSDEGVIFAAAKPSGIGLFGKLQQVMQTEKERDSEFLKKLQMGASPNSEPCSIVAKILSRCFDAKLIVCHCTFGENIKDSQSPESSKTFVDRGRIRTVIFSPRVCSNVDLDLGNLICIYPPWKEVQVIGSDEFVILTTYFSHVSA
- the LOC118062765 gene encoding uncharacterized protein isoform X4; this translates as MNAQSSGNRTSYLASEKQTNFKIDDELEMPDFPNEEGTFFFSPRKGSAHNSKDEVDCDDKDKYALLEYSIMSSDTKFDKGNNLRGFGREKQAEACTWSLVNKEAETLINLNENALSSHSAYSKGNKSHKGIRGKAKPKFAFHFQSHKDGLYQPFISKDKNPITFKVDDGPERSETIENRNLENLSPVFHEEFFGENVNLSEIEPVEAEALGNGFVDHSMAEILDGLQDKNIQPRGNSKWYSRTNSRRGQIVMKRSMSLLGDRIIDDEDQPELLASGSSSDDETNHQNINLADLEMKKRTIADRFQEALAATSVSDEGVIFAAAKPSGIGLFGKLQQVMQTEKERDSEFLKKLQMGASPNSEPCSIVAKILSRCFDAKLIVCHCTFGENIKDSQSPESSKTFVDRGRIRTVIFSPRVCSNVDLDLGNLICIYPPWKEVQVIGSDEFVILTTYFSHVSA
- the LOC118062765 gene encoding uncharacterized protein isoform X3, producing the protein MWRQNSFPGKSDSDHSISDEEDFDGDLRENCVSLTGNTLKEEGWELQSRLDILRGMNAQSSGNRTSYLASEKQTNFKIDDELEMPDFPNEEGTFFFSPRKGSAHNSKDEVDCDDKDKYALLEYSIMSSDTKFDKGNNLRGFGREKQAEACTWSLVNKEAETLINLNENALSSHSAYSKGNKSHKGIRGKAKPKFAFHFQSHKDGLYQPFISKDKNPITFKVDDGPERSETIENRNLENLSPVFHEEFFGENVNLSEIEPVEAEALGNGFVDHSMAEILDGLQDKNIQPRGNSKWYSRTNSRRGQIVMKRSMSLLGDRIIDDEDQPELLASGSSSDDETNHQNINLADLEMKKRTIADRFQEALAATSVSDEGVIFAAAKPSGIGLFGKLQQVMQTEKERDSEFLKKLQMGASPNSEPCSIVAKILSRCFDAKLIVCHCTFGENIKDSQSPESSKTFVDRGRIRTVIFSPRVCSNVDLDLGNLICIYPPWRFK